CTAGTCGAGACAAAATTCTCAAATGTCAGGAGTCATTTAGATTAGTTTTCCACATGATGAAAGTTCCTTAAATGCtctattaatttcaatttgtattaaacaatctCTCCTAATATATTTTAGGACAGTGAAGAGAAAATTACACAATcagtcattaaattttattggtACGAAAGCCTCGTTAGAGGGAAATGAGCTCGAggacaaaaatacaaaacctgGTCAGCCCATTTTTTATCTAAGCTGCGTAGTTGGTACCACACACAATTTCTCTTCAGCCAATAAACTTGGAGGTGGTTTTGGCCCTGTTTTTAAGGTATATACGGTGACAACTCATGATTGCTAtcttacaagtttttttttgtatttcaagttcattaatattctataacaatGAGGGTGTGAAGGGGTTAAATGGAATTGAATGAGCAAATTGACTAATTATGTAAGGGTCAATTACCTAATGGACAACACATAGCTGTAAAAAGGTTATCCAAGAGTTCAggaaaaggaataaaagaattcaaaatgATTGCGAAACTTCAACACAGAAATCTTGTCAAACTGATAGGCTATTGCATTCAGGAGGAAGAAATTATGCTGATTTACGAGTACAAGTCCAACAAAAGCTTgaacttctttatttttggtatgtcttgttctaaaaatttattacttctttatttttggtttgtcttgtttttaaaaatttattcccttcacacacacacacacgcgcacacacacacacacacacacacacacacacacacacacacacacacacacacacacacacacacacacacacacacacacacacacacacacgttcttttattttctatatacaTAGAACCACATACAAATCACTATTGAAATCATCATTTTGAGTGTTCTTGCAACAAAATTGTTATTGATCCTACAAGAAGTTCATCTCTAAATTGGAGCAAATGGTTTGAAATAATCATTGGGATTGCTCGTGGGATTTTGTATCTTCATCACAACTCGAGGTTGAGAATTATCCACATGGATCTTAAAATAAGCAATATTCTACTTGATGATGAGATGAACtccaaaatttcagatttcgGTGTGGCTCGCATATTCAAGGGGGACCAAATTCAAGACAGGACAAACAGAGATGTTGAAACATAGTGAGTATCATATGCAAACATATTCCCACACTTAAAACTACaccaatttaaaattttaaggttGCCTTTTTATACTGTTCACATGCAATGACGTAAAGATTAACTTTGACGCAATTCTTGTGTAGTGGTTATATGTCACCAGAGTATGCAGTATTTCGAATGTTTTTGACAAAATCATATGTCTTTAGTTTTGTTGTAATATTATTAGAGATCGTAAGTGGCAAGAAGAATAGTGGTTCTTATATGGAGCACCCTTCCCTAAGTTTGATAGGGCATGTAAGTAactaaaaataacaatttttacCACTTATATCCTCAGATTCAGATCCCTTTGCATTCTTATTCAAACTCAAAGTCTTCAAGGATGGGAGAAAagtcttacaatatttattattgtcgGAGTGAATTTTTTAGACAATGTTATATACTCGATAAATGTTGTAAGGTCTACTTTGgattttatctctctctcactactCTTGATCCTAGAATTTATAGGGGATCTAAATCCTTTATAATACAACCTTTTATATAATGCTATGAACCACACAGGTCTGGGAACTATGGAGAGAAGATAGAGCATTGGACATAGTTGATGCATCCATAAATGAGTCATATGTTCCCCTTGAAGTCTTGAGAAGCATTCAAATTGGGCTATTATGTGTGCAAGAAGATGTTAGAGATCGACCAGATATGTTGGATGTTTTGCTTATGCTGGGTACTGATGTAACCACTCTTCATTCTCCCAAACAACCTGCTTTCATTTTCAGATCAACAGCTTCCAATGATTTAAAATCAGTTGCGGAAGGACCTTGTTCTATAAATAAAGTGACATTAACCAATGTCGAACCTCGCTAATTAATTAGGTGGCTGCATTCAAATTGTTTCATTAACAATTTTTAGGACTAGTACTTGGCATTTTTACTGTTTTTGGTGCTAAAGAAAAActtcactattttttctttgatattttctttttctgagttTGCTAATACTGCAGATGTTACTTTTATTCTGCTTTGACTAAATAGATGagatgttaatattttattggttGAAGAACATCGACTTTATTGTCCATTAAAAGATTCAATTAATTGACTTTGTTGTCCCCCAAACTTGTCGCCTCTATCATTACACCCCACAGCCATCGGCAAACAATCATCCCATGTACATGAACTTGACATAAATTTGCTATAAACTTGTCAAAGGCAGGAGTCATTATCACAAATGAAGCCAAAGTCCGTACGTGTAGTGATTGCCGACTATATATTTACGCTTAGTGATCAAATACATGCAAAGTCTCCCCGTcttcttttgcttctttttaGTTTAAAGTCAATCAACAAACAAGgacgctagctagctagctgttggatcttaatatatatatatagtcgacATTCTCTATATGTTGAGAGCCTTGATCTCGTGCATGGGAGAtagtatttttgaaagaaaggaATGAAATGTCAAAAAACTTGTTTAATTAATCTTGAACCACCATTAttgcattatttatttatttatttatttcctagTAACAAAATTTGACATTTGTGTCTTTATTTTGTAGGCAGCTTGGAAACTTCGAGGCATGCATCCATCCATCCAAGTCGACCACTATTCCATCTTTCCTGGTTTTGTCAAATTTGTAGAAACTTACATAGTATTTGTTAATCATGTGAAATATTGTTGAAGTTATCTCCTGCGCATTAATATTCATCAGCCAGAGCATGCAGCTCAACACATGGGCCGGACATGAAGCTGCAGTACAAAAT
Above is a genomic segment from Juglans microcarpa x Juglans regia isolate MS1-56 chromosome 1D, Jm3101_v1.0, whole genome shotgun sequence containing:
- the LOC121260209 gene encoding G-type lectin S-receptor-like serine/threonine-protein kinase At4g03230, giving the protein MAARCRVRNRRDLNARNDEGGCTVEQFNRMHPPTFDRRGGPTFAKDSIQDIEEILCVLNSSLEGNELEDKNTKPGQPIFYLSCVVGTTHNFSSANKLGGGFGPVFKGQLPNGQHIAVKRLSKSSGKGIKEFKMIAKLQHRNLVKLIGYCIQEEEIMLIYEYKSNKSLNFFIFGKIVIDPTRSSSLNWSKWFEIIIGIARGILYLHHNSRLRIIHMDLKISNILLDDEMNSKISDFGVARIFKGDQIQDRTNRDVETYGYMSPEYAVFRMFLTKSYVFSFVVILLEIVSGKKNSGSYMEHPSLSLIGHVWELWREDRALDIVDASINESYVPLEVLRSIQIGLLCVQEDVRDRPDMLDVLLMLGTDVTTLHSPKQPAFIFRSTASNDLKSVAEGPCSINKVTLTNVEPR